In Nocardia asteroides, the following proteins share a genomic window:
- a CDS encoding MCE family protein, whose translation MRRQRALAGLAVGVAVALGTTGCQFDGLNSLPMPGSEGRMAGSYTVRIQMPNVTTLTRNSPVRVDDVEVGNVTGIEVEGWHALVTVSLNPDVRLPANAVAKIGQTSLLGSNHVELSEPTTVAPTGQLRDGDVIPLDRAGAYPTTEQVLSSLSVVLNGGGIAQLETITTELNAMVNGREAEIADLLPQLNELTTGLERQTGSIIAAMEGLDQLSVRLAGQRDVIAEAIEQIHPALTALADRSASITTAITALGELGDVSERLIKTSGDDLVANLRSLGPVLKTLADTGNNLIQALGILPTFPFPIKNIDNAIMGDYMNLFITFDLTASRLDSNWLTGTPLGGRFGGVEGVVGSFAPSTATDTADPATAPFATPAAPAPLIPGLPAIPGLPAIPGITAPLPGQEGAGR comes from the coding sequence ATGAGGCGGCAACGCGCCCTCGCCGGGCTGGCCGTCGGCGTCGCCGTCGCGCTCGGCACCACCGGCTGTCAGTTCGACGGGCTCAACTCCCTGCCCATGCCCGGTTCCGAGGGCCGCATGGCCGGCTCCTACACCGTGCGGATCCAGATGCCCAATGTCACCACCCTGACCCGGAATTCGCCGGTGCGGGTGGACGACGTCGAGGTCGGCAATGTCACCGGGATCGAGGTCGAGGGCTGGCACGCGCTGGTGACGGTCTCGCTCAACCCCGATGTGCGCCTGCCCGCCAACGCGGTCGCCAAGATCGGCCAGACCAGTCTGCTCGGCAGCAACCACGTCGAGCTGTCCGAGCCGACGACGGTCGCGCCGACCGGGCAGCTGCGCGACGGCGACGTCATCCCGCTCGACCGGGCCGGCGCCTATCCGACCACCGAGCAGGTGCTGTCGTCGTTGTCGGTGGTGCTCAACGGCGGCGGTATCGCGCAGCTCGAGACCATCACCACCGAACTGAACGCGATGGTGAACGGCCGCGAGGCTGAGATCGCCGACCTGCTGCCGCAGCTCAACGAGCTGACCACCGGCCTGGAGCGCCAGACCGGCAGCATCATCGCGGCGATGGAAGGCCTGGACCAGCTCTCGGTGCGCCTGGCCGGCCAGCGTGACGTGATCGCCGAGGCGATCGAGCAGATCCATCCCGCGCTCACCGCGCTCGCCGACCGGTCGGCGAGCATCACCACCGCGATCACCGCGCTGGGCGAGCTCGGCGACGTCAGCGAGCGGCTCATCAAGACGAGCGGCGACGACCTGGTGGCCAACCTGCGCAGCCTCGGCCCCGTGCTGAAGACGCTGGCCGACACCGGGAACAACCTGATCCAGGCGCTCGGCATCCTGCCGACCTTCCCGTTCCCGATCAAGAACATCGACAACGCGATCATGGGCGACTACATGAACTTGTTCATCACGTTCGACCTGACCGCGAGTCGTCTCGACAGCAACTGGCTCACCGGCACCCCGCTGGGCGGTCGCTTCGGCGGCGTCGAGGGCGTCGTCGGCTCGTTCGCGCCGTCGACCGCCACCGATACCGCCGACCCGGCCACCGCGCCGTTCGCGACCCCGGCGGCGCCCGCGCCGCTCATCCCGGGGCTGCCCGCGATTCCCGGTCTGCCCGCGATTCCCGGTATCACCGCGCCGCTGCCCGGCCAGGAAGGGGCGGGTCGATGA